A region of the Pedococcus aerophilus genome:
GCCGACCGAGCGGATCGAGTTCACCCACACGCCGAAGGGCGAGGAACGGGCCGGGGTCGAGGGGACCTACACGCTGACCGACCAGGCGCAGGGCACGCACCTCGCGATCGACCTCGGGGTGCACGTCGACCTGCCGTTCCCCAAGATCGCCAAGCCCGCGGTGCAGACCACCATGCAGGGGGTCATCGCGGCGATGGGGGCGGGGTTCGCGCACAACCTCGACCGCCACCTGAAGTCGCGGCGCTGAGGTCCCGGCGCCAGCCGACCGGTGAGGTCCCACCACTGAGGGCGCTCAGCTGGAAGG
Encoded here:
- a CDS encoding SRPBCC family protein, which translates into the protein MTVFSASKRSTAVVPFTREDVWSVLSDAGLVAKLTPMVRSIEDQGGTWLWKLAPIEVLGKSIGLSFTERMDLRPTERIEFTHTPKGEERAGVEGTYTLTDQAQGTHLAIDLGVHVDLPFPKIAKPAVQTTMQGVIAAMGAGFAHNLDRHLKSRR